A part of Jaculus jaculus isolate mJacJac1 chromosome 17, mJacJac1.mat.Y.cur, whole genome shotgun sequence genomic DNA contains:
- the LOC101606300 gene encoding U8 snoRNA-decapping enzyme-like, which produces MATSSSLKLVETRALGSDWRHLCTVLLYAPNPGMLYGRIPLRYTVLMVMRFDGRLGFPGGFVNTHHHSLEDGLNRELSKKLGKAVSTFRVERADYRSSQTDVKTNVVGHFYTKKLTLAQLHAVETGASEARAHGLEVLGLVRVPLYTLQDGVGGLPTFLENSFIGTAREQLLDALQDLELVEPDYISGLKAAIAH; this is translated from the exons atggccacttccagcagcTTGAAACTGGTGGAGACCCGGGCGCTGGGGTCCGACTGGAGGCACCTCTGTACGGTACTGCTGTACGCGCCCAATCCAGGGATGCTCTACGGGCGCATCCCGCTGCGCTACACCGTGCTG ATGGTCATGCGCTTTGATGGGCGCCTGGGCTTCCCCGGCGGCTTCGTGAACACTCATCACCACAGCCTGGAGGACGGGCTGAACCGGGAGCTGTCCAAGAAACTGGGCAAGGCGGTGTCCACCTTCCGCGTGGAGCGCGCCGACTACCGGAGCTCCCAGACCGACGTCAAAACGAACGTGGTGGGCCACTTCTACACCAAGAAGCTGACGCTCGCGCAGCTGCACGCCGTGGAGACCGGAGCCTCCGAAGCCAGGGCGCACGggctggag GTGCTGGGCCTGGTGCGGGTACCCCTGTATACCCTGCAGGATGGTGTGGGAGGCCTACCCACCTTCCTGGAGAACTCCTTTATTGGCACTGCCCGAGAGCAGCTCCTGGATGCCCTCCAGGACTTGGAACTGGTGGAGCCTGACTATATCTCAGGCCTCAAGGCTGCGATTGCCCACTAG